The Streptococcus sp. VT 162 genome has a window encoding:
- a CDS encoding 4-oxalocrotonate tautomerase (4-OT; member of subfamily 5; forms a dimer; the function in the Escherichia coli cell is unknown), producing the protein MPFVRIDLFEGRTLEQKKALAKEVTEAVVRNTGAPQSAVHVIINDMPEGTYFPQGEMRTK; encoded by the coding sequence ATGCCATTTGTACGCATCGATTTATTTGAAGGTCGCACGCTCGAGCAAAAGAAAGCTCTTGCTAAGGAAGTAACGGAAGCTGTTGTCCGTAACACTGGAGCCCCTCAATCAGCCGTTCATGTCATCATCAACGACATGCCAGAAGGAACCTACTTTCCTCAAGGAGAAATGCGCACCAAATAA
- a CDS encoding peptide chain release factor 1, with protein sequence MNIYDQLQAVEDRYEELGELLSDPDVVSDTKRFMELSKEEASTRDTVTAYREYKQVLQNIVDAEEMIKESGGDADLEEMAKQELKDAKAEKEEYEEKLKILLLPKDPNDDKNIILEIRGAAGGDEAALFAGDLLTMYQKYAEAQGWRFEVMEASMNGVGGFKEVVAMVSGQSVYSKLKYESGAHRVQRVPVTESQGRVHTSTATVLVMPEVEEVEYDIDPKDLRVDIYHASGAGGQNVNKVATAVRIVHLPTNIKVEMQEERTQQKNREKAMKIIRARVADHFAQIAQDEQDAERKSTIGTGDRSERIRTYNFPQNRVTDHRIGLTLQKLDTILSGKLDEVVDALVLYDQTQKLEELNK encoded by the coding sequence ATGAACATCTATGATCAACTACAAGCTGTAGAAGACCGATATGAAGAATTAGGAGAATTGCTCAGTGACCCTGATGTGGTATCTGATACCAAACGTTTCATGGAATTGTCCAAAGAAGAAGCTTCCACTCGTGACACAGTAACAGCCTACCGTGAGTACAAACAAGTCCTTCAAAACATCGTCGATGCTGAAGAAATGATTAAGGAATCAGGTGGAGATGCGGACTTGGAGGAAATGGCCAAGCAAGAACTCAAAGATGCCAAGGCTGAAAAAGAAGAATACGAAGAAAAACTCAAAATCTTGCTCCTTCCAAAGGATCCAAACGATGATAAGAACATCATCCTTGAAATCCGTGGAGCTGCTGGTGGAGACGAAGCAGCGCTCTTCGCTGGAGATTTGCTAACTATGTACCAAAAGTATGCGGAAGCCCAAGGCTGGCGCTTTGAAGTCATGGAAGCTTCTATGAACGGTGTGGGTGGTTTCAAGGAGGTGGTTGCCATGGTTTCGGGTCAATCTGTATACTCTAAACTCAAGTACGAATCAGGTGCCCACCGTGTTCAACGTGTCCCTGTGACAGAAAGCCAAGGCCGTGTTCATACCTCAACTGCCACAGTCCTTGTCATGCCTGAAGTGGAAGAAGTAGAATACGATATTGATCCAAAAGACCTTCGTGTTGACATTTACCACGCATCTGGTGCTGGTGGACAGAACGTCAATAAGGTTGCAACTGCCGTGCGTATCGTTCACTTGCCAACCAATATCAAGGTTGAAATGCAGGAAGAACGTACCCAGCAGAAGAACCGTGAGAAAGCCATGAAAATCATCCGTGCGCGTGTTGCTGACCATTTTGCTCAGATTGCTCAAGATGAACAAGACGCTGAGCGTAAGTCTACTATCGGTACTGGGGATCGTTCAGAGCGCATCCGTACTTACAATTTCCCACAAAACCGTGTCACAGACCACCGTATCGGCTTGACCCTCCAAAAACTAGATACCATTTTGTCTGGTAAATTGGATGAAGTTGTGGATGCCTTGGTTCTTTATGACCAAACACAAAAATTAGAAGAATTAAACAAATAA
- the glyA gene encoding serine hydroxymethyltransferase (catalyzes the reaction of glycine with 5,10-methylenetetrahydrofolate to form L-serine and tetrahydrofolate) — MIFDKDDFKAYDADLWNAIAKEEERQQNNIELIASENVVSKAVMAAQGSILTNKYAEGYPGRRYYGGTDVVDVVETLAIERAKEIFGAKFANVQPHSGSQANCAAYMALIEPGDTVMGMDLAAGGHLTHGAPVSFSGQTYNFVSYSVDPETELLDFDAILKQAQEVKPKLIVAGASAYSQIIDFSKFREIADAVGAKLMVDMAHIAGLVAAGLHPSPVPYAHITTTTTHKTLRGPRGGLILTNDEDLAKKINSAIFPGIQGGPLEHVVAAKAVSFKEVLDPAFKEYAANVIKNSKAMVEVFLQDPDFRIISGGTENHLFLVDVTKVVENGKVAQNLLDEVNITLNKNSIPYETLSPFKTSGIRIGAAAITARGFGEEESRKVAELIIKTLKNAENKAVLEEVRSEVKALTDAFPLYED, encoded by the coding sequence ATGATTTTTGATAAAGACGATTTTAAAGCATACGATGCTGATCTATGGAATGCTATTGCCAAAGAAGAAGAACGCCAACAAAACAATATCGAGTTGATTGCTTCGGAAAACGTGGTTTCCAAGGCTGTTATGGCAGCTCAAGGGTCTATCTTGACAAACAAATATGCCGAGGGTTACCCAGGACGTCGTTATTATGGTGGAACCGATGTAGTAGACGTGGTAGAAACTCTAGCTATTGAACGTGCAAAAGAAATTTTCGGTGCTAAATTCGCCAATGTCCAACCTCACTCAGGAAGCCAAGCCAACTGTGCAGCATATATGGCTTTGATTGAGCCTGGTGACACTGTAATGGGAATGGATTTGGCAGCAGGTGGACACTTGACCCATGGAGCTCCAGTTAGCTTCTCTGGACAAACTTACAACTTCGTTTCTTATAGTGTGGATCCTGAAACGGAACTTTTGGACTTTGATGCTATCTTGAAACAAGCCCAAGAAGTAAAACCTAAACTAATCGTAGCAGGTGCTTCAGCCTACTCTCAAATTATTGACTTCTCAAAATTCCGTGAAATCGCAGATGCTGTTGGGGCTAAGCTTATGGTCGATATGGCCCATATCGCTGGTTTGGTGGCAGCTGGACTTCATCCAAGCCCAGTACCATACGCTCATATCACTACAACAACGACCCACAAAACTCTTCGTGGACCACGTGGTGGCTTGATTTTGACAAATGATGAGGACCTAGCTAAGAAAATCAACTCAGCTATTTTCCCTGGTATTCAGGGTGGTCCTTTGGAGCATGTTGTGGCGGCTAAGGCGGTTTCCTTCAAAGAAGTTTTGGACCCAGCCTTCAAGGAATATGCTGCCAATGTTATCAAAAACAGCAAGGCTATGGTTGAAGTCTTCTTGCAAGACCCTGATTTCCGTATCATCTCAGGTGGTACTGAAAATCACCTCTTCCTAGTGGATGTGACTAAGGTTGTAGAAAACGGAAAAGTTGCTCAAAACTTGCTGGATGAGGTTAATATTACCCTAAATAAAAATTCAATCCCTTACGAAACTTTGTCACCATTCAAGACAAGTGGAATTCGTATCGGAGCAGCAGCCATCACTGCACGTGGATTTGGTGAAGAAGAAAGCCGTAAAGTGGCTGAACTCATCATTAAAACTCTTAAAAATGCAGAAAATAAGGCTGTCTTAGAAGAAGTGAGAAGTGAAGTCAAAGCGTTGACAGATGCCTTCCCGCTATACGAGGACTAA
- a CDS encoding tRNA threonylcarbamoyl adenosine modification protein, with product MMDRIRQELEKGGAVVLPTETVYGLFAKALDEKAVDHVYQLKRRPRDKALNLNVASLEDILHFSKNQPTYLEKIVEAFLPGPLTIILEANDRVPYWVNSGLSTVGFRMPSYPITLDLIRETGPLIGPSANISGQASGVTFAQILEDFDQEVLGLEDDAFLTGQDSTILDLSGDKVKILRQGAIKREDILARLPEISFEEE from the coding sequence ATGATGGACAGGATTAGACAAGAGTTGGAAAAGGGCGGAGCTGTTGTTTTGCCTACAGAGACAGTTTATGGTCTCTTTGCTAAGGCCTTAGACGAAAAAGCTGTCGACCATGTTTACCAACTCAAACGTCGTCCTAGAGATAAGGCACTCAATCTTAATGTCGCTTCTCTAGAGGACATCTTGCACTTTTCAAAGAATCAGCCAACTTATCTAGAAAAAATTGTAGAGGCCTTTTTACCGGGTCCCTTGACCATTATCCTCGAAGCCAATGACCGAGTTCCCTATTGGGTCAATTCTGGTCTTTCAACGGTGGGATTTCGGATGCCGAGTTATCCCATTACACTGGATTTGATTCGAGAGACAGGACCCTTGATTGGGCCGTCTGCCAATATCTCGGGTCAGGCGAGTGGAGTGACCTTTGCTCAAATTCTAGAGGATTTTGACCAAGAGGTTTTGGGTCTGGAGGACGACGCTTTTCTAACTGGACAGGATTCGACTATTTTGGATTTGTCTGGAGACAAGGTGAAAATCTTGCGCCAGGGGGCGATTAAGCGAGAAGATATTCTTGCTCGGTTGCCAGAGATTTCTTTTGAGGAGGAATGA
- a CDS encoding SAM-dependent methyltransferase has product MKLAQLFSDFEVELIRQGEEAESLSFVYRSLKNLSFTDFVFTLQQEVTEEEEVFVKGIFQQLATHKPAQYIIGQADFFGMQLKVDERVLIPRPETEELVELILTENPEESLNILDIGTGSGAIALALAKNRPDWSVTAADISQAALELASENAKNQNLNIFFKKSDCFAEISEKYDIIVSNPPYISREDESEVGLNVLHSEPHLALFADEDGLAIYRRIAEDAKDYLTDGGKIYLEIGYKQGQSVPALFRKHLPEKRVRTLKDQFGQDRMVVVDDGQD; this is encoded by the coding sequence ATGAAATTAGCTCAATTATTTTCAGATTTTGAAGTAGAGTTGATAAGACAAGGAGAGGAAGCTGAAAGCCTCTCTTTTGTCTATCGTAGCCTGAAAAATCTCTCTTTTACGGACTTTGTTTTTACCCTTCAACAGGAAGTAACGGAAGAGGAAGAAGTTTTTGTTAAAGGAATTTTCCAGCAGTTAGCAACTCACAAACCAGCTCAGTATATCATCGGACAGGCAGATTTCTTTGGAATGCAGTTAAAAGTGGATGAGCGAGTTTTGATTCCTCGTCCAGAAACAGAAGAGTTGGTGGAACTTATCCTCACAGAAAATCCTGAGGAAAGTCTTAATATTCTAGATATCGGGACTGGAAGTGGTGCCATAGCTCTTGCATTAGCAAAAAACAGACCAGATTGGTCAGTAACAGCAGCAGATATTTCCCAAGCCGCCTTAGAGCTTGCATCAGAGAATGCTAAAAATCAAAATCTTAATATATTTTTTAAAAAATCTGATTGTTTTGCAGAAATTTCTGAAAAATATGATATAATTGTATCCAATCCACCCTATATCTCTCGTGAAGATGAGTCAGAGGTTGGTTTGAATGTTTTGCATTCAGAACCTCATCTAGCTCTCTTTGCAGATGAGGATGGCCTAGCTATTTACCGCAGAATTGCGGAAGATGCAAAAGACTATCTCACAGATGGTGGTAAGATTTACCTTGAAATTGGATACAAGCAAGGTCAAAGTGTTCCTGCGCTTTTTAGGAAACATCTTCCTGAAAAACGGGTACGAACACTCAAGGACCAATTTGGTCAAGATAGGATGGTTGTGGTTGATGATGGACAGGATTAG
- a CDS encoding GNAT family acetyltransferase translates to MLRDLQETDVNAICEINQEALGYSFSPEDTASQLARLSQDSHHFLLGYEDEVSHVLLGYVHAEVYESLYSKAGFNILGLAVSPQAQGRGIGKSLLQGLDQEAKRRGYGFIRLNSADHRLGAHAFYEKVGYTCDKVQKRFIRIF, encoded by the coding sequence ATGCTAAGAGATTTGCAAGAAACAGATGTGAATGCTATATGTGAGATTAACCAAGAGGCTTTGGGTTATTCTTTTAGTCCAGAGGACACAGCTAGTCAACTAGCTAGACTGTCTCAGGATTCTCATCATTTCCTACTTGGCTATGAGGATGAGGTCAGCCATGTCCTACTTGGATATGTCCATGCTGAAGTTTATGAATCCCTCTATTCCAAAGCAGGATTTAATATTTTAGGCTTAGCAGTTTCGCCTCAAGCACAAGGACGAGGTATCGGTAAAAGCTTACTGCAAGGGTTGGATCAAGAAGCAAAAAGACGGGGTTATGGGTTTATCCGCTTAAACTCTGCTGATCATCGTCTGGGAGCTCATGCATTTTATGAAAAAGTTGGTTATACTTGTGATAAAGTGCAGAAACGGTTTATTCGCATCTTTTAG
- a CDS encoding thymidine kinase (catalyzes the formation of thymidine 5'-phosphate from thymidine) encodes MAQLYYRYGTMNSGKTIEILKVAYNYEEQGKGVVIMTSALDTRDGVGYVSSRIGMKRPAIAIEETTDIFGYIRDLPEKPYCVLVDEAQFLKRHHVYDLARVVDELDIPVMAFGLKNDFRNELFEGSKYLLLLADKIDEIKTICQYCKKKATMVLRTHDGVPVYDGEQIQIGGNETYISVCRKHYFAPEINKENEEK; translated from the coding sequence ATGGCACAGTTGTATTATCGTTATGGGACCATGAACTCTGGTAAGACGATTGAGATTCTCAAGGTGGCCTATAACTACGAGGAGCAAGGAAAGGGAGTTGTGATTATGACTTCGGCTCTGGATACGCGTGACGGTGTTGGCTATGTGTCGAGTCGAATCGGCATGAAACGCCCAGCCATTGCGATTGAGGAAACGACAGATATCTTTGGCTATATCCGAGACTTACCTGAAAAACCTTACTGTGTGTTGGTCGATGAGGCCCAGTTTCTCAAGCGTCACCATGTTTACGACCTAGCTCGTGTTGTGGACGAGCTAGACATACCTGTCATGGCTTTTGGTTTGAAGAATGACTTTCGCAATGAATTGTTCGAAGGTTCCAAATACCTCTTGCTCTTAGCAGACAAGATTGACGAAATCAAGACCATTTGTCAGTACTGTAAGAAAAAGGCGACTATGGTGTTGCGTACGCACGATGGTGTGCCAGTCTATGATGGTGAACAAATTCAAATCGGTGGCAATGAAACCTATATCTCAGTCTGCCGTAAACATTATTTTGCCCCTGAAATCAATAAGGAGAATGAGGAAAAATGA